Genomic window (Arachis hypogaea cultivar Tifrunner chromosome 13, arahy.Tifrunner.gnm2.J5K5, whole genome shotgun sequence):
GAGCAACAAATACTTCATAACTCAATGGGGCACCAGACGGCCCATCTGGGGGAGCAGAGGCAGCATGGGTCAGAGTGACTATAACATTTCGCCAGATGGATGGACCAAGGGCACCGGTAATTGATCTTAACAATGGCAAATCATTCAGATCCCTAGTTTGTAGGTCCAGTCGATCCACATAGAGGACAATATCAGGGGGAGATTTTTTAGTCACCTTCTTCACAGTAGCCAAGACTTTACTATTGAATCCTTGTTCCAAAGCTGATGACCTCAGACCTGGTGTGTCAAATACCCTTATCTTCACTCCATCAACCATCCCAACAATTTCCGTCACAGCAGTTGTAGCAGGACCATATGCACTGAAGCTGGTCTTCGTTTCACCAAAAATTGAATTGATTGTAGCACTCTTGCCAACACCCGCTTTCCCAAGAACCAGTATATTTATAGAATAATTTAAATCATCTCTTCCCTCAGCTTCAAGCTTGGAAGCAGTCTCCTTTGCAGCATCTAGGCTAAATATTTGGCCAGTATGCCTCCCTGCAACAAGTGTCAACCGGTACAGCACCTGTGCCACTATTGATTCCTCTGTGGTGAACCCCATTCTCTGAACCAGTCTAAGGTACTTAATTCtgatttcttgtaatttctccagtttctttttctcttctttactCAAATTATCATCAGATTCCGTACTGGCTCTATTAATGGAAGGAGTAAAAATATTAGGACGATTTGGTCGCATAGCAGGCTTACCAGACTGAAGTGACGAACCCAGGCCAGCCGGGCGATCGACAGAGAAAAGCCTCGACCCGTCCTGAGAGGTTATTGTGATGCTACCACCATCTTGTCCCCCACCGGATGCTGCTTTCAGAAGAGCTGCCAAGGTAGCAGTATCGAACAGCTCCTTCCCATCTCCTTCATCATCAGTTTCCGCCTCTTCTTCCTCCGAGTCAGTGACAATCTGGCCATCAATTCTTTCATCATGTGAAATCTCTCCAGCACCTGCTTGTTGCTCCAAATCCTCCAGCTCCTTCTTGGAGGCTTCATCAGAGCCGCCAAAAAATATTCCTTCTTCACCCTTCTCATCAGACACCGAAACATCTATTTCTCTATCCCCAATGTCCCCCTCAATGGCACAAGCCTCTGCATCAATGCCATCTTGCACAGCCTCAAGATTGCAAGTTGCAACTTCCGAGTGTTCCCTATTCAGAACAGCACTGTTAACATTCTGAGCAGACTCAGCATCATCTCCACCTGCAACCTTATCAACAACATTCTCGCCACCCTGCTGAATCGGATCAAAGCCATTATCGAGGCTCACAGGAGCAGGAGGCTCCAGCCCCTTAATCTCAGACTCCTCAACTTGTTCCACATTATCTCCAACAACAGCCACATTAGACCTCAAAAGGTTAACTTCCACAGAGTCAACAAGGGCGTCTCCACCACTAGTAATCTCAACATTACCATCGCCGCCATTTTCACCAGCAAAAGACTTAGACTTACCATCATGTTCAGATTCCACAACCAAAGAATCATCGCCTTTCTGTGCATCAATCAGCGACTCATcattcttttcttcctcttcaGTAGCAAGAACAACCCTCTCCCCTTGTTTCTCCTTCTCCTTCAATTCTTGCACCTCTTCAACACCGACATCACCACCAGAAGACTCCATAACCACATCACCGGAATCGCCCTCCTTCACCTCGCCCAATTTCtcaccgccgccgccgccgccgcctgaACCCTCATCAGAAACAACCCCGTTATCGTTATctttgtcatcatcatcatgagcaTGAGCATGCTCGTCATCGTCGAGCGTTACCTTGGCAATAGGTCTGTCGCCGTCGGGGGTTGAAAATTGCGAAGAAGGTTCATCGGCATCAGCGGGTTCATCTTCCAATTTCGGGGTTCTGCCATCGGGATAGACCAGAATGGGCCTGGTGGGCTCCGTGTCGAAGTCCTCGGCGTCTTCGCCGCTGAGAAAGCCTTCATCGTCATctgagcccaaagcaggcccattAACGCCGTTTTGGAGCTTGCGGTCAGTAGCGGATCTTTcgagggaagaagaagaggagggagGAGGCGGAGAAAGAGAGTCAGAGACAGGGAGAGAGGGAGAAGCTTGGGGAAGAGAAGGGTCAGTGGAGTccatggaagaagagaaagaagagatagGTTTTGTGGAAAGAAAGGGATAAGGTTTTTTGGGTTTGGGAAGTGggcgaagaagaagaggaaggggttttagaaattagaaAATGGAAATAGGCTTTTGCTGTTGCTGCTGTTGCTACTaattatatcatatctttttaggaATCAATTGCCCAATCACAGTGCAGTGAATGAAGATTAGACCCAGATACATACCGTTTCCCACTTTCGTACTAAAACCAGCAACCccttcagattttttatttttcttttccagaGATATTTATTGGAAAAATGCTAAAAAATCATCAaaacttattattatttaattattaatatttaaaagtatagaataaaatatattattaaattattaaactaaaaaaattaaattaataattaaataataactaaaaataataaattttaatagtcctaatatttctctttttataatttataaattgtattGTTATTCagtaattaaaaacaataaatttgatgagtttggttttatattttcatgtttaatgtaagggatttttttatttaaaaatatgaagtTGTTTGGACACACAAATTATATGGtgacattttttatatatttagtgcCTTTGcaaatatcatataattattGTGTGTGTTAGTAAGtgtgatttattttttttggaatgAGCAAACTAATTTCGGCCGTGTTTGATTTAGTTTTGGAAACGGAAAAAAACCTTCAAgtgtattaaataattttttttgttctgaACATGGAAGTGATCTTGaacaattaattgaaaaaaaaaagtaaagtattaaattggtctcctaagtttgggcgtaattctattttggtccttaaggtttaaagtgttctatttgaatccaaaaaagtttcatttagcatcaatttagtccacagtgaggtcaaaattaaataattaacaaaatgtcctacataacaacagtacaagaacaaaatcgataatctggagaataagtacaagctccagaggcataaaatcaaccattgatacatcaatacatttatttattattttttttataatataaataaaatattttctataaaactaaagaaaatgataaataaatgtattgatacatcaatggttgattttgtgcctctggagtttgtacttgttctctagattatcgattttgttcttgaactgttgttatgtaggacattttgttaattatttaattttgacctcctGTGGGACtaaattaatactaaatgaaacttttttagattcaaatagaacactttaaaccttaaagaccagaacagaattacgcccaaacctagggaccaatttagtactttaccaaAATTTATACTTTCACCTAAGTTAAAGTTGTAGTTTATGCATTCACTTGTTATTATTGGgtaattaattgaaaattttattttcatcttaCCAACTcggtttcttattttcttc
Coding sequences:
- the LOC112733342 gene encoding translocase of chloroplast 159, chloroplastic; protein product: MDSTDPSLPQASPSLPVSDSLSPPPPSSSSSLERSATDRKLQNGVNGPALGSDDDEGFLSGEDAEDFDTEPTRPILVYPDGRTPKLEDEPADADEPSSQFSTPDGDRPIAKVTLDDDEHAHAHDDDDKDNDNGVVSDEGSGGGGGGGEKLGEVKEGDSGDVVMESSGGDVGVEEVQELKEKEKQGERVVLATEEEEKNDESLIDAQKGDDSLVVESEHDGKSKSFAGENGGDGNVEITSGGDALVDSVEVNLLRSNVAVVGDNVEQVEESEIKGLEPPAPVSLDNGFDPIQQGGENVVDKVAGGDDAESAQNVNSAVLNREHSEVATCNLEAVQDGIDAEACAIEGDIGDREIDVSVSDEKGEEGIFFGGSDEASKKELEDLEQQAGAGEISHDERIDGQIVTDSEEEEAETDDEGDGKELFDTATLAALLKAASGGGQDGGSITITSQDGSRLFSVDRPAGLGSSLQSGKPAMRPNRPNIFTPSINRASTESDDNLSKEEKKKLEKLQEIRIKYLRLVQRMGFTTEESIVAQVLYRLTLVAGRHTGQIFSLDAAKETASKLEAEGRDDLNYSINILVLGKAGVGKSATINSIFGETKTSFSAYGPATTAVTEIVGMVDGVKIRVFDTPGLRSSALEQGFNSKVLATVKKVTKKSPPDIVLYVDRLDLQTRDLNDLPLLRSITGALGPSIWRNVIVTLTHAASAPPDGPSGAPLSYEVFVAQRSHIVQQTIGQAVGDLRLMNPSLMNPVSLVENHPSCRKNRDGQKVLPNGQTWRPMLLLLCYSMKTLSEAGNLSKTQESFDHRRLFGFRTRAPPLPYLLSWLLQSRSHPKLPADQGGADNADSDIEMADLSDSDLDEDEDEYDQLPPFKPLRKSQIAKLNREQKKAYFDEYDYRVKILQRKQWRDELRRMREIKKKGKSPPVNDYGYGDEDDQENGAPAAVPVPLPDMVLPPSFDSDNPAYRYRFLEPTSQLLTRPVLDTHSWDHDCGYDGVNLEQSLAIINKFPTAVTVQITKDKKDFSIHLDSSVAAKHGENGSTMAGFDIQNIGKQLAYIVRGETKFKNFKRNKTAAGFSMTFLGENVSTGVKVEDQIALGKRLVLVGSTGTVRCQGDAAYGANVEVRLREADFPVGQDQSSLSLSLVKWRGDLALGANFQSQFSLGRSYKMAVRAGLNNKLSGQITVRTSSSDQLQIALVAILPIAKAVYKNFWPGASENYSIY